From the Candidatus Abawacabacteria bacterium genome, the window GAGCGCAGTGATGGCCAGCGCGTACAGCAATATTATTCATAGCCAAAATATGAGCAGCATCATGACTATGCACAGTATTTATGTTGAAAGAAATTACACCCGTGCGATTTACTGTGCCGCTTGGTCCATGAACAATTACTGCTTCTAATTGGCGCAATTTCTGTAAAGTATATTTTACCAATTCTTGTTCGTGTTCCTGAACACCCTGCCAGTCTAGCGATTGCAAGAAGTCGATAGTAGCCCCAAAGCCAATCACGCCAGCGATATTGGCTGTTCCTGCTTCGAAACGTTCCGGCGCTTCAGCAAAGGTGGTGTCTGTATAAGTAACTTCATGAATCATATGGCCGCCATATTCGAAAGGTGGTAATTGATTTAATAACTCCTTTTTCCCATACAATATGCCAATGCCTGTGGGGCCGAACATTTTATGGGCAGAAAAAACGACAAAGTCAGCGTTCAATGCCCGCACATCAATTCGTTGATGTGGAATACTTTGGCAAGCATCTACTACTACCACAGCACCTACATTGTGAGCATGCTGAATAATTTGCTCGAGAGGAGTGATGGTACCTAAGACATTGGAAGCATGAGAACATGCTACTACTTTAGTTTTTTTAGTGATAATAGTTCCCATGTCTGTAAGATCTAGAAGGCCATCAGCATTAATGGGAATGTATTGC encodes:
- the sufS gene encoding SufS family cysteine desulfurase is translated as MPFSPQAFKKHFSIFKNQPNLVYLDNAATSQTPDSVLTAMNDYYQNYRANTHRGIYESSEKATSKYEDSREKVANYINAAPEEIIFTRGATHALNLVANGLTTSLQHGDEIVITEIEHHSNLVPWQVLAKRYQLVLQYIPINADGLLDLTDMGTIITKKTKVVACSHASNVLGTITPLEQIIQHAHNVGAVVVVDACQSIPHQRIDVRALNADFVVFSAHKMFGPTGIGILYGKKELLNQLPPFEYGGHMIHEVTYTDTTFAEAPERFEAGTANIAGVIGFGATIDFLQSLDWQGVQEHEQELVKYTLQKLRQLEAVIVHGPSGTVNRTGVISFNINTVHSHDAAHILAMNNIAVRAGHHCAQPLLHKLGIKNSIRASLYFYNTAEDIDALIMGLKKVITTMKA